Proteins from a single region of Erythrobacter sp.:
- a CDS encoding isovaleryl-CoA dehydrogenase: protein MRATPDFDFQLGEAAEMIRDSAARFADEQIMPLADRTDRDDRFPRELWEPMGALGLHGITVEEEWGGLGLGYLEHVIAVEEVSRASASIGLSYGAHSNLCLNQIRRWGNDEQKAKYLPKLISGEHVGSLAMSEAGAGSDVVSMKLKADAVQGGYVLNGTKFWITNAPEADTLVVYAKTDGHAGSRGITAFLIEKGDEGFAIGQKISKVGMKGSPTAELVFTDCFVPEDRIMGPLNGGVGVLMSGLDYERVVLAGLQLGIMQACLDTVIPYLRDRKQFGKPIGSFQLMQAKVADMYVALQSARAYTYAVAKACDAGQTTRFDAAGVILLASENAFKVAAESVQALGGAGYTTDWPVERYMRDAKLLDIGAGTNEIRRMLIGRELIGAAG, encoded by the coding sequence ATGCGCGCCACCCCCGATTTCGACTTCCAGCTTGGCGAGGCAGCCGAGATGATCCGCGACAGCGCCGCGCGCTTCGCCGACGAGCAGATCATGCCGCTGGCTGACCGCACCGACCGCGATGATCGTTTTCCGCGCGAGCTGTGGGAGCCGATGGGCGCGCTGGGTCTCCACGGCATCACCGTGGAAGAGGAATGGGGCGGGCTGGGGCTCGGCTATCTCGAACACGTGATCGCGGTCGAAGAAGTCAGCCGCGCGAGCGCCAGCATCGGCCTTTCCTACGGCGCGCACTCCAACCTCTGCCTCAACCAGATCCGCCGCTGGGGGAATGACGAGCAGAAGGCGAAATATCTGCCCAAGCTGATCTCTGGCGAACACGTTGGCTCGCTGGCCATGTCCGAGGCTGGCGCGGGCAGCGACGTGGTCTCGATGAAGCTCAAGGCCGACGCGGTTCAGGGCGGATACGTCCTCAACGGCACCAAGTTCTGGATCACCAATGCGCCCGAGGCCGATACGCTGGTGGTCTATGCCAAGACCGATGGCCACGCCGGGTCGCGCGGCATCACCGCCTTCCTGATCGAGAAGGGCGACGAGGGCTTTGCCATCGGCCAGAAGATTTCCAAGGTCGGCATGAAGGGCTCCCCCACTGCCGAGCTGGTCTTCACCGACTGCTTCGTGCCCGAAGACCGCATCATGGGGCCATTGAACGGCGGGGTCGGCGTGCTGATGAGCGGGCTCGATTACGAGCGCGTGGTGCTCGCCGGATTGCAGCTCGGGATCATGCAGGCGTGCCTCGACACGGTGATTCCCTACCTGCGCGATCGCAAGCAGTTCGGGAAGCCGATTGGCTCCTTCCAGCTGATGCAGGCCAAGGTCGCCGACATGTATGTCGCCCTGCAATCCGCCCGCGCCTACACCTATGCGGTCGCCAAGGCCTGCGACGCAGGGCAGACGACGCGCTTCGATGCGGCGGGGGTGATTTTGCTGGCTTCCGAGAACGCCTTCAAGGTCGCCGCCGAGAGCGTGCAGGCGCTGGGCGGTGCGGGCTACACCACCGACTGGCCGGTGGAGCGGTATATGCGGGACGCCAAGCTGCTCGACATCGGCGCAGGGACGAACGAGATCCGCCGGATGCTGATCGGGCGCGAATTGATCGGGGCGGCTGGGTGA
- a CDS encoding DUF1295 domain-containing protein, giving the protein MFEALALNAAVVLVLVLIQWRISVKIDDVSFIDAFWGAGMALVAFMSWLHVPGGPGDLGTLIMGMTVAWGLRLGVYLFRRWRREGEDWRYRHMLKGAREQGRFAQATLTRVWLMQAGLLLLVSSPAQVGILASPAPAPITPLAWGGFALWCLGVFFEWVGDWQLSRFRADPSNKGYVLDTGLWRYTRHPNYFGDFCAWWGIWLTCAAAGWEYAAATVIGPLFLSFTLMRWSGVTLLEKNLHKTKGNKYAVYMRKTSTFFPMPPVV; this is encoded by the coding sequence ATGTTTGAGGCGCTCGCTCTGAATGCCGCCGTGGTGCTCGTGCTGGTGCTGATCCAGTGGCGCATCAGCGTGAAGATCGATGATGTGAGCTTCATCGACGCCTTCTGGGGCGCGGGGATGGCGCTTGTGGCCTTCATGAGCTGGCTGCACGTGCCGGGCGGGCCGGGCGATCTCGGCACGCTGATCATGGGAATGACGGTGGCCTGGGGCCTGCGCCTCGGCGTCTACCTGTTCCGCCGCTGGCGGCGCGAGGGCGAGGACTGGCGCTATCGCCACATGCTCAAGGGCGCGCGCGAACAGGGCCGGTTTGCGCAAGCGACGCTCACCCGTGTGTGGCTGATGCAGGCGGGGCTGCTGCTGCTGGTCTCCAGCCCGGCGCAGGTCGGCATCCTCGCCAGCCCCGCGCCTGCCCCGATCACCCCGCTGGCCTGGGGCGGCTTTGCCCTGTGGTGCCTTGGCGTGTTCTTCGAATGGGTCGGTGACTGGCAGCTGTCGCGTTTCCGGGCGGACCCGAGCAACAAGGGCTATGTGCTCGACACCGGACTGTGGCGCTACACCCGCCACCCCAATTATTTCGGCGATTTCTGCGCCTGGTGGGGCATCTGGCTGACCTGCGCCGCGGCCGGCTGGGAATATGCCGCCGCCACGGTGATCGGCCCGCTGTTCCTCAGTTTTACCCTGATGCGCTGGTCGGGCGTGACCTTGCTGGAGAAGAACCTCCACAAGACCAAGGGCAACAAATACGCGGTCTATATGCGCAAGACCTCGACCTTCTTCCCCATGCCGCCGGTGGTGTGA
- a CDS encoding alkylphosphonate utilization protein — translation MNTEEDYVYDEASGEWLPASELAAKQAAEDAVEVRDAVGNILADGDAVTLIKDLEVKGAGQTLKQGTLIKSIRLTGDAQEIDCKYPGIKGLVLRAEFVRKR, via the coding sequence ATGAACACCGAAGAAGACTACGTCTATGACGAGGCGAGCGGCGAGTGGCTCCCCGCGTCCGAGCTCGCGGCCAAGCAGGCGGCGGAGGATGCGGTCGAAGTGCGCGACGCGGTCGGCAACATCCTCGCTGATGGCGATGCGGTGACGCTGATCAAGGACCTCGAGGTCAAGGGCGCTGGCCAGACGCTGAAGCAGGGCACGCTGATCAAGTCGATCCGCCTGACCGGCGACGCGCAGGAGATCGACTGCAAATACCCCGGCATCAAAGGCCTTGTGCTGCGCGCCGAGTTTGTGCGGAAACGCTAA
- a CDS encoding AI-2E family transporter, with translation MSHQLHRTDELQHASFLLVLAVVSLLMAVIVWPFAQPLLWAALAAIMFQPLYRWMLRKMGGHRNPAAISSLGVIFFAVLVPALWLATLVVQEALVLVATLQAQPLDLATSFDRAYGMLPEVAQQAVDRSGWADMANVQTKLEGLLAESAGMIASQAVSIGSGALGFLLAFSVGLYVMFFLLRDGERIGRTVLRTIPVERSISERLAQRFLGIVRATIKGSGVVGLVQGVLAGISFFIVGLESALLFGVLTTVFALVPVIGAGAVYVPVGLWLLIAGEAWQGIFVLVFGFAVISSSDNVLRPILVGRDTGIPDWIILVTTLGGISFLGFSGIVLGPLVAGLFLASWSILQEQRDEDARATEDEIDPITVDASGRAAASAE, from the coding sequence ATGTCCCATCAGCTCCACCGCACCGACGAATTGCAGCACGCGAGTTTCCTGCTGGTTCTGGCGGTGGTGAGCCTGCTGATGGCGGTGATCGTGTGGCCCTTTGCCCAACCGCTGCTGTGGGCTGCGCTGGCCGCGATCATGTTCCAGCCGCTCTACCGCTGGATGCTGCGCAAGATGGGCGGGCACCGCAATCCGGCGGCGATTTCTTCGCTGGGGGTGATTTTCTTTGCGGTGCTGGTGCCCGCGCTGTGGCTGGCGACGCTGGTGGTGCAGGAGGCGCTGGTGCTGGTCGCCACCTTGCAGGCCCAGCCGCTCGACCTCGCGACCAGCTTTGACCGCGCCTATGGCATGCTGCCGGAAGTCGCGCAGCAAGCGGTCGACCGTTCGGGCTGGGCCGACATGGCCAATGTGCAGACCAAGCTCGAAGGCCTGCTGGCCGAAAGCGCCGGGATGATCGCGTCCCAAGCGGTCTCGATCGGCAGCGGAGCGCTGGGCTTCCTGTTGGCCTTCAGCGTCGGGCTTTACGTGATGTTCTTCCTGCTGCGCGACGGCGAGCGGATCGGGCGCACGGTGCTGCGCACCATTCCGGTGGAACGCTCGATTTCCGAGCGGCTGGCGCAGCGGTTCCTCGGCATCGTGCGCGCGACGATCAAGGGATCGGGGGTCGTCGGGCTGGTGCAGGGCGTGCTGGCGGGGATCAGCTTCTTTATCGTCGGGCTGGAATCCGCACTGCTGTTCGGCGTGCTGACCACGGTCTTCGCGCTGGTGCCGGTGATCGGCGCGGGGGCAGTCTATGTGCCGGTCGGCCTGTGGCTGCTGATCGCGGGCGAGGCGTGGCAGGGCATCTTTGTGCTGGTGTTCGGCTTTGCGGTGATCTCCTCCTCCGACAACGTGCTGCGCCCGATTCTGGTGGGCCGCGACACGGGCATCCCGGACTGGATCATTCTGGTGACCACCCTGGGCGGGATCAGCTTCCTCGGCTTTTCCGGCATCGTGCTGGGGCCGCTGGTGGCGGGGCTGTTCCTTGCCAGCTGGTCGATCCTGCAGGAACAGCGGGACGAGGATGCGCGCGCGACGGAGGACGAGATCGATCCGATCACGGTCGACGCCTCGGGCCGCGCCGCCGCTTCGGCCGAGTGA
- a CDS encoding M50 family metallopeptidase produces the protein MRSLTRPGSQAEAAGRLLLAGLVVVMLPALPLGNYLIYPFVILTTWFHEMGHGLTALATGQDFERLMIFASGSGVAESRIAGDAAPWVPAAIAAGGPLAPCLVGALLIFASAWRKAWRPVLWLTAAAIIASVVIWVRSPVGYAVLPLVAACLALVAWRAGPTFTRFTLQFLGILAAMSMLRDFHYLFTREAVIEGRAVLSDTGQIGAVTGLPHWVWAAAILLVSGAMVGAALKFALAEKRLNPPRPLPANVLQFRRD, from the coding sequence ATGCGATCGCTGACCCGCCCAGGCAGTCAGGCCGAAGCCGCAGGGCGCCTGCTGCTCGCGGGCCTTGTGGTGGTGATGCTGCCCGCCCTGCCTCTGGGCAATTACCTGATCTACCCCTTCGTGATCCTCACCACCTGGTTCCACGAGATGGGCCACGGCCTCACCGCGCTGGCCACCGGACAGGATTTCGAGCGGCTGATGATCTTCGCCAGCGGATCGGGCGTCGCCGAAAGCCGCATCGCCGGTGATGCCGCGCCCTGGGTGCCCGCCGCGATTGCCGCAGGCGGCCCGCTCGCACCGTGCCTTGTGGGCGCGCTGCTGATTTTCGCGAGCGCCTGGCGCAAGGCGTGGCGGCCGGTGCTGTGGCTGACCGCAGCGGCGATCATCGCCAGCGTGGTGATCTGGGTGCGCTCTCCGGTCGGCTATGCCGTGCTGCCGCTGGTGGCGGCGTGCCTTGCGCTGGTCGCATGGCGCGCCGGGCCGACCTTCACGCGCTTCACGCTCCAGTTCCTCGGCATCCTTGCCGCGATGAGCATGCTGCGGGACTTCCACTATCTCTTCACCCGCGAGGCGGTGATCGAAGGGCGCGCGGTTCTCTCCGACACCGGCCAGATCGGCGCTGTCACCGGCCTGCCGCACTGGGTGTGGGCGGCGGCGATCCTGCTGGTCTCGGGCGCGATGGTGGGGGCTGCGCTCAAGTTCGCGCTGGCCGAAAAGCGGCTCAACCCGCCGCGCCCGCTGCCGGCGAATGTGCTCCAGTTCCGGCGGGACTAA
- a CDS encoding ATP-binding cassette domain-containing protein, with amino-acid sequence MTAIPPLLVFEHAARAYGDSVAVAGVSCAIAAGSFVALVGASGSGKSTLLKMVNTLVTPTGGRVLFGGEDVTALSPSRLRRRVGYVFQGIGLFPHFSVAENIAIGPRLTGEKLPPVRIAELLALVELDPALASRMPDELSGGQRQRVGVARALAGEPELLIMDEPFGALDPVTRDALGRKVRELHVALGLTTVMVTHDMAEALLLADRVLVMDKGELVADETPRALLAGAGGEVAQRLVAVPRHQAEALALMERDA; translated from the coding sequence ATGACCGCCATTCCACCCCTGCTGGTGTTCGAGCACGCCGCGCGCGCCTATGGCGACAGCGTGGCGGTGGCGGGCGTTTCCTGCGCCATCGCGGCGGGCAGCTTTGTCGCGCTGGTGGGCGCCTCGGGTTCGGGCAAGTCGACGCTGCTCAAGATGGTCAACACCCTCGTCACGCCCACCGGCGGGCGCGTGCTGTTCGGCGGAGAGGATGTGACGGCGCTGAGCCCCTCCCGCCTGCGCCGCCGGGTGGGCTATGTGTTTCAGGGCATCGGGCTGTTCCCGCATTTCTCGGTCGCGGAGAATATCGCCATCGGCCCGCGCCTCACCGGCGAGAAACTGCCGCCCGTCCGCATTGCCGAGCTGCTCGCGCTGGTCGAACTCGATCCCGCGCTCGCCAGCCGCATGCCCGATGAGCTTTCCGGCGGGCAGCGCCAGCGGGTCGGCGTGGCGCGCGCGCTGGCGGGCGAGCCCGAACTTCTCATCATGGACGAGCCCTTCGGCGCGCTCGATCCGGTCACCCGCGACGCGCTGGGCCGCAAGGTGCGCGAGCTGCACGTGGCGCTTGGCCTCACCACGGTGATGGTCACCCACGACATGGCCGAGGCGCTGCTGCTGGCCGACCGGGTGCTGGTGATGGACAAGGGCGAGCTGGTGGCGGACGAGACCCCGCGCGCCTTGCTGGCAGGCGCTGGCGGCGAGGTCGCCCAGCGGCTGGTCGCCGTGCCGCGTCATCAGGCCGAGGCGCTGGCACTGATGGAGCGGGACGCCTGA
- a CDS encoding nuclear transport factor 2 family protein, whose product MDITEVADRLAIAETLALYCRGIDRCDAERLAAVFTPDAQIDYGDGAKPIAETIPGLMAGLGSMRLTQHNISNTVMRLSGETARAETNCVALHIIPTPDGEIELVVGGRYLDRLVKLEGRWRIAERLYVMDWNRTSPATMQLAGGLFDGLQRRGARVPEDPSVAWWEEG is encoded by the coding sequence ATGGACATCACCGAAGTCGCCGACCGGCTCGCGATAGCCGAAACCCTTGCGCTCTATTGCCGCGGGATCGACCGCTGCGACGCGGAGCGGCTTGCCGCAGTCTTCACCCCCGATGCGCAGATCGACTATGGCGACGGGGCAAAGCCGATTGCCGAGACCATTCCCGGGCTGATGGCGGGTCTGGGCTCGATGCGGCTGACCCAGCACAACATCTCCAACACCGTGATGCGCCTGTCAGGCGAGACCGCGCGGGCCGAGACCAATTGCGTCGCGCTGCACATCATCCCGACGCCCGATGGCGAGATCGAGCTGGTGGTCGGCGGCCGCTATCTCGATCGGCTGGTGAAGCTGGAGGGCCGCTGGCGGATTGCCGAGCGGCTCTATGTGATGGACTGGAACCGCACCTCCCCCGCCACGATGCAGCTGGCGGGCGGATTGTTCGACGGCTTGCAGCGCCGCGGCGCGCGGGTGCCGGAGGATCCGTCCGTGGCGTGGTGGGAAGAAGGTTAG
- a CDS encoding carboxyl transferase domain-containing protein, which translates to MTAPTLTTKLDRESPEAKARFAHNHALAQQLRAAVAEAALGGPEKHRERHVSRGKLLPRERVERLLDPGSPFLEVGQLAANGMYEGDVNGASIITGVGRVSGRQCMIVCNDATVKGGTYYPMTVKKHLRAQEIAQENRLPCIYLVDSGGANLPHQAEVFPDRDHFGRIFFNQANMSALGIPQIACVMGSCTAGGAYVPAMSDESVIVRNQGTIFLAGPPLVKAATGEEISAEDLGGGDLHAKKSGVVDHLAENDEHALTIVRDIVSHLGANTGAAVDMALKDPRPPKFDAEDLYALIPEDVRAPYDVKEVIARLVDGSEFHEFKAHYGATLVCGFAHIWGMPVAILANNGVLFSESAQKGAHFIELACQRRIPLLFLQNISGFMVGGKYEAEGIAKHGAKLVTAVATATVPKVTVVIGGSFGAGNYGMCGRAYSPRFMFTWPNARISVMGGEQAASVLATVHRDADKWDEREAEAFKAPIRQKYEDEGNPYYATARLWDDGVVDPVQTRDVLGLALSACLEAPIAERPAFGVFRM; encoded by the coding sequence ATGACCGCCCCCACCCTCACCACCAAGCTCGACCGCGAAAGCCCCGAGGCCAAGGCCCGCTTTGCGCATAACCACGCGCTGGCGCAGCAACTCCGCGCCGCCGTGGCCGAGGCCGCGCTCGGCGGGCCGGAGAAGCATCGCGAGCGGCACGTGTCGCGCGGGAAACTGCTCCCCCGCGAGCGCGTGGAGCGGCTGCTCGATCCGGGCTCGCCCTTCCTTGAAGTGGGCCAGCTTGCGGCGAACGGGATGTACGAGGGCGACGTCAATGGCGCCTCGATCATCACCGGCGTGGGCCGCGTTTCGGGCCGCCAGTGCATGATCGTGTGCAATGATGCGACTGTGAAGGGCGGCACCTACTACCCGATGACGGTCAAGAAGCACCTGCGCGCGCAGGAGATCGCGCAGGAGAACCGCCTGCCGTGCATCTACCTCGTCGATAGCGGCGGGGCGAACCTGCCGCATCAGGCCGAGGTCTTCCCCGACCGCGACCACTTCGGGCGCATCTTCTTCAATCAGGCCAACATGTCGGCGCTCGGCATCCCGCAGATCGCTTGTGTGATGGGGAGCTGCACTGCGGGCGGCGCTTATGTGCCCGCCATGTCGGACGAGAGCGTGATCGTGCGCAATCAGGGCACTATCTTCCTCGCCGGTCCCCCGCTGGTGAAGGCCGCGACGGGCGAGGAAATCAGCGCCGAAGACTTGGGCGGCGGTGACTTGCACGCCAAGAAGTCCGGCGTGGTCGATCATCTGGCCGAGAACGACGAGCACGCGCTCACCATCGTGCGTGATATCGTCAGCCACCTTGGCGCGAATACCGGCGCGGCGGTCGATATGGCACTGAAAGACCCGCGCCCGCCGAAGTTCGACGCCGAAGACCTCTACGCCCTCATCCCCGAGGATGTGCGCGCGCCCTATGACGTGAAGGAAGTGATCGCGCGGCTGGTCGACGGCAGCGAGTTCCACGAGTTCAAGGCGCATTATGGCGCCACGCTGGTCTGCGGCTTTGCCCATATCTGGGGGATGCCGGTCGCGATCCTCGCCAATAACGGCGTGCTGTTCTCCGAGAGCGCGCAGAAGGGCGCGCATTTCATCGAGCTGGCCTGCCAGCGGCGCATTCCGCTGCTGTTCCTCCAGAACATCTCGGGCTTCATGGTCGGCGGGAAATACGAGGCGGAGGGCATCGCCAAGCATGGCGCAAAGCTCGTCACCGCCGTCGCCACCGCGACCGTGCCGAAGGTCACCGTGGTGATCGGCGGCAGCTTTGGTGCGGGCAATTACGGGATGTGCGGCCGCGCCTACTCGCCCCGCTTCATGTTCACCTGGCCCAATGCCCGCATCAGCGTGATGGGCGGAGAGCAGGCCGCATCCGTCCTCGCCACCGTCCACCGCGACGCCGACAAGTGGGACGAGCGCGAGGCCGAGGCCTTCAAGGCCCCGATCCGCCAGAAGTATGAGGACGAGGGCAACCCCTATTACGCCACCGCGCGTTTGTGGGACGACGGCGTGGTCGATCCGGTGCAGACCCGCGATGTGCTGGGGCTGGCGCTTTCGGCGTGTCTGGAGGCACCGATTGCCGAACGACCGGCCTTCGGCGTGTTCCGGATGTAA
- a CDS encoding 1-acyl-sn-glycerol-3-phosphate acyltransferase, with product MPYNHHRKPTLLSRLVRRIILAFWYAQGWKVVDPLPKHLKKYVLAGAPHTSNWDFVFFTGATHEEGVKPNFMGKHTLFQGVMRNFMFDMGGIPVDRRSRLNATEQVAAEFAARDELALVIACEGTRKSDGKWKSGFYHIARAASVPIVPAFADHATRIVSFGPPMMPTGNYGEDLLKIAEWFRSKLPDYERFKVLEQQARDIIAGKNDV from the coding sequence TTGCCGTATAACCACCACCGCAAGCCGACGCTGCTGTCGCGCCTCGTGCGCCGGATCATCCTTGCGTTCTGGTACGCACAGGGCTGGAAAGTCGTCGATCCGCTGCCCAAGCATCTCAAGAAATATGTGCTGGCGGGCGCGCCGCATACTTCCAACTGGGATTTCGTGTTCTTTACCGGCGCCACGCATGAAGAGGGCGTGAAGCCCAATTTCATGGGCAAGCACACGCTGTTTCAGGGGGTGATGAGGAACTTCATGTTCGACATGGGCGGGATTCCGGTCGATCGCCGCAGCCGCCTCAACGCCACCGAACAGGTCGCCGCCGAATTCGCCGCGCGGGACGAGCTCGCGCTGGTCATCGCCTGCGAGGGCACCCGCAAGAGCGACGGCAAGTGGAAGTCCGGCTTCTACCACATCGCCCGCGCCGCCAGCGTGCCGATCGTTCCAGCCTTCGCCGATCACGCCACCCGGATCGTCAGCTTCGGCCCGCCGATGATGCCGACCGGCAATTACGGCGAGGACCTGCTCAAGATTGCCGAGTGGTTCCGCTCCAAGCTTCCCGATTACGAAAGGTTCAAGGTGCTCGAACAGCAGGCGCGCGACATTATCGCGGGGAAGAACGATGTTTGA
- the gyrB gene encoding DNA topoisomerase (ATP-hydrolyzing) subunit B produces the protein MDDNTNQPPAKLPNANEYGADSIKVLKGLDAVRKRPGMYIGDTDDGSGLHHMVFEVSDNAIDEALAGHCDLVLIELNPDGSVSVEDNGRGIPTGMHPEEGVSAAEVIMTQLHAGGKFENTSDDNAYKVSGGLHGVGVSVVNALSEWLELTIWREGQEHWMRFELGDAVGPLKVVGDAPKVDGNSDANGFKKGTRVTFKASHETFKNVTEFDFDKLEHRYRELAFLNSGVRIKLRDKRHEEVLEHDLFYEGGIAAFVKYLDRNKQPLIPEPIAVSAEKDGIGIDVALEWNDSYYENVLAFTNNIPQRDGGTHLAAFRAALTRTLNNYAERSGMLKKEKVSLSGEDMREGLTAIVSVKLPDPKFSSQTKDKLVSSEVRSPLETLMGEKMTEWLEENPNDARSIIQKIIDAAAAREAARRAREMSRKGAMSVASLPGKLADCQERDPAKSELFLVEGDSAGGSAKQGRDRKTQAILPLKGKILNVERARFDRIISSKEVGTLIQAMGTGIRDEFNLEKLRYHKIVIMTDADVDGAHIRTLLLTFFHRQMPEIIKAGHLFIAQPPLFKVSKGRSEVYLKDQAALDRYLVDAGLQGRVLETQGGARSGPDLRAIVDGALRLKNLLGFVPRRYDLGIVEQMALTGALEPGLSGDALAAALERAAGRLGAGDREARWSASQREDGTVVFERLWRGVTDVHEIDARFLTSTEGHKLHGLAAAQAETYATPVSLVRGDAAPEEPEAEPVAADPLAGEAEEPVAAPAITLDGTISRPTQLLDAIFAAGRKGLSIARYKGLGEMNAEQLWETTLDPEARVLLQVKVEDADVTDEIFTRLMGDVVEPRREFIQDNALNVANLDV, from the coding sequence ATGGACGACAACACCAATCAACCCCCCGCAAAGCTGCCCAACGCCAATGAATATGGCGCGGATTCGATCAAGGTTCTGAAGGGCCTCGATGCCGTGCGCAAACGGCCCGGCATGTATATCGGCGACACCGATGACGGTTCGGGCCTGCACCACATGGTGTTCGAAGTCTCGGACAACGCGATTGACGAGGCGCTGGCGGGGCATTGCGACCTCGTGCTGATCGAACTGAACCCCGATGGCTCTGTCAGCGTCGAGGATAACGGGCGCGGCATTCCCACCGGCATGCACCCTGAAGAGGGCGTCTCGGCGGCCGAAGTGATCATGACCCAGCTGCACGCGGGCGGGAAGTTCGAGAACACCTCGGACGACAATGCCTACAAGGTTTCCGGCGGCCTGCACGGCGTGGGCGTATCGGTGGTGAACGCTCTGTCCGAATGGCTCGAACTCACCATCTGGCGCGAGGGCCAGGAACACTGGATGCGCTTCGAGCTTGGCGATGCGGTCGGCCCGCTCAAGGTGGTGGGCGATGCACCCAAGGTTGACGGCAATTCTGACGCCAACGGCTTCAAGAAGGGCACCCGCGTCACCTTCAAGGCGAGCCACGAGACCTTCAAGAACGTCACCGAATTCGATTTCGACAAGCTCGAACACCGCTACCGCGAGCTTGCCTTCCTCAACTCCGGCGTGCGCATCAAGCTGCGCGACAAGCGCCACGAAGAGGTGCTGGAGCATGACCTGTTCTACGAGGGCGGGATTGCGGCCTTCGTCAAATATCTCGACCGCAACAAGCAGCCGCTGATCCCCGAGCCTATCGCTGTCTCGGCTGAGAAGGACGGGATCGGCATCGACGTCGCGCTCGAATGGAACGATTCCTATTACGAGAACGTCCTCGCCTTCACCAACAACATCCCCCAGCGCGACGGCGGCACTCACCTTGCTGCCTTCCGCGCCGCGTTGACCCGCACGCTCAACAATTATGCCGAGCGTTCGGGGATGCTGAAGAAGGAGAAGGTCAGCCTGTCGGGCGAGGATATGCGCGAAGGCCTCACCGCCATCGTCAGCGTCAAGCTGCCTGACCCCAAGTTCTCCAGCCAGACCAAGGACAAGCTGGTCAGCTCCGAAGTGCGCTCGCCATTGGAAACCCTGATGGGCGAGAAGATGACCGAGTGGCTGGAAGAAAACCCCAATGATGCGCGCTCGATCATCCAGAAGATCATCGATGCCGCCGCCGCCCGTGAAGCCGCCCGCCGCGCCCGCGAAATGAGCCGCAAGGGCGCGATGAGCGTCGCCAGCCTGCCCGGCAAGCTCGCCGATTGCCAGGAACGCGATCCCGCCAAGTCCGAGCTGTTCCTCGTCGAAGGGGACTCCGCAGGCGGATCGGCCAAGCAGGGTCGTGACCGCAAGACGCAGGCGATCCTGCCGCTGAAGGGCAAGATCCTCAACGTCGAGCGCGCGCGGTTTGACCGGATCATTTCCTCCAAGGAAGTCGGCACCCTCATTCAGGCGATGGGCACCGGCATCCGCGACGAGTTCAACCTCGAAAAGCTGCGCTACCACAAGATCGTCATCATGACCGACGCGGACGTGGACGGCGCGCATATCCGCACGCTGTTGCTCACCTTCTTCCACCGCCAGATGCCCGAGATCATCAAGGCCGGGCACCTGTTCATCGCCCAGCCGCCGCTGTTCAAGGTGTCGAAGGGGCGCAGCGAGGTCTACCTCAAGGATCAGGCCGCACTTGATCGCTATCTGGTCGATGCCGGATTGCAGGGCCGGGTGCTGGAAACGCAGGGCGGCGCGCGGTCCGGGCCCGATCTGCGCGCGATTGTCGATGGTGCGCTACGGCTCAAGAACCTGCTCGGCTTCGTGCCGCGCCGCTATGATCTCGGCATTGTCGAACAGATGGCGCTGACCGGTGCGCTCGAACCCGGGCTGTCGGGCGATGCGCTTGCTGCGGCGCTCGAACGCGCTGCCGGACGGCTTGGCGCGGGCGACCGCGAGGCGCGCTGGAGCGCATCGCAGCGCGAAGACGGCACGGTGGTGTTCGAACGCCTGTGGCGCGGGGTGACCGACGTGCACGAGATCGACGCACGCTTCCTCACCAGCACCGAAGGGCACAAGCTCCACGGCCTCGCCGCCGCCCAGGCCGAGACCTATGCCACCCCCGTCAGCCTCGTTCGCGGCGATGCCGCACCCGAGGAGCCGGAAGCCGAACCCGTCGCCGCCGATCCGCTCGCTGGCGAGGCGGAGGAACCGGTGGCCGCACCGGCGATCACGCTGGACGGCACGATCAGCCGCCCGACCCAGCTGCTCGACGCGATCTTCGCCGCCGGGCGCAAGGGCCTGTCGATCGCCCGCTACAAGGGCCTTGGCGAAATGAACGCCGAACAGCTCTGGGAAACCACCCTCGATCCCGAGGCGCGGGTGCTGCTGCAGGTCAAGGTCGAGGATGCCGACGTCACCGACGAGATCTTCACCCGCCTGATGGGCGACGTGGTCGAACCGCGCCGCGAGTTCATTCAGGATAACGCGCTCAACGTGGCAAATCTCGACGTATAG